AGCACTTTAAACATAAATGTTCAAAAACAACATGCAAAAGCATAAAATGTGATATAGTATTGTATTAAGTATTGTTATTAATAATTCAGCTTCCTAATGTATCACATGGAATTGATATTAATAGTTCCAGACCAATTTACCTTCTAGGTATGACAGGAAgattaaattagataaaataTGTAGAAGCACTGTCAGCTCTGCAATGGTATACTCTTCAAAGGCAAGACTTAATTCTCATTCAGCACATGGGCACATTTTCACATGTGTTTTAGTTCTGGGCTAAATGCCTTTAGAGGAATGAGTATGTATCTGGAGCCACTGGTAATTCTAGGACTTGAAGCACAGTGGCCATTCCTTGGATGGGAACTGTGGGCAGCAGATGAGGTTTCTGTCTTATAGATTTGGGCTTGCATTTCATAGCAACCAAATTTGCTCAGCAGAATGAAGAAATCCCTGCGAAAGTTTTTGGTAAAGATGGCATAGAGAAAGGGGTTGGCACAGGAGTTGATGGGGTAGAATAGGACCAGGAGAATCTTTGCCTTGGACACAGTGATCAGGGGCACCTTGAGGGAGGCAGAAATGgcaaagaaagaaatgggtgCCATGCAGAGGAAGTCAGTAAAGATGAGCATGGCCATGCGCTTGGCAATCTTGGTGTCACTAGAGGAGGATACGATGTTGGGATTCCTCACTGTGAGGTAGATGTGGGAATAGCAGCCACAGATGACCACAAAGGCCAGGACGTTGAGCACAAGGAGGGACATGACGTATAGCTGTGACAAAGAGCTGTCAATATCCATGGGCAGGCAGATGCTCACTTTCATGTAGCTGCTGATGCCAAAGATGGGCAAGAGGGCAGCTGCAAAAGCAAAGACCCAGCCCATCACCATGACACTGGCAGCATGACGGAGCTGTACCTTGCAGTCCAGCTGCATGGCATGGGTGATGGTGTGCCATCTTTCCAGGGTGATGGCTGTCAATGTGTAGACTGAAAGCTCACTGGCAAAGACAGTGAAAAAGCCAGCAGCATCACAGCCTGCTCCAGTTTGCCAGTCAATGGCATAGTTGTGGTATTGGCTCTTGGTGTGGATATCAACTGATGCTATGAGCAGCAGGTAGATTCCAATGCAGAGATCAGCAAAGGCCAGGTTGCACATAAGGAACCGGGGAACTGTGAGTTTGTATTGGCTGGTAATCAGGATCACCAGCACTATGATGTTCCCAGTGATGGCTAGGATGCTGATAAACCATATCAAGACTCTGAGGATGTTGTACCCCATAATATCTTCGCATGGGTTGAATGCATCTGGCTTAGGGGAGCAGGTCACACCAACCGCTTCATTGCATAAGTCATAGTCAAATTCATTGTACAGCATGTCAAATCCTTTGCCATAACTGGACTCATGGTCTTCTGCTAGAGAGACTCTCTGACCCCTAGCCTGAGTCATATCATCAAATTCTTGCCTTAAAATAGACTTGTTGCAAATTGGATGAAGCTCAGagctagaaacaaacaaacaaacaaaaaggaagagaatcaaCATCCTGGATCCAGAATGGCAAATACATCACTCTTTGTGATGGAAGGAATGATGGGATTTCTTtctgagattatttttcttctaacattttgTCTGCCTTTGTGACTAAGCTCAAGGGTTAATGCTGCTTACTGTAAATGAGCATAACAACTTGTGCGTATATTCCTAGAGTTGGATGGCCCACTGGGGAAACCATCTGGCCACAACCTGAATGTGGGGAGGAAGGCGCCTGACACAAGCTAAGCTTTGCTGTTAAGTGCAAATAATTTACAGACCTGTAAATATTTTGATAGTTGCACTATCAACTCTATGCTTTTCCTTCCCCTATCTCCATTCAGCTCTCTCTCAATATGCCCAAGTAGGACAGGACCCTATTTCTGTGCTCTATACTCCAGTCACTGGGAGATTTGGACTGTTCTCTGCCTCAACTGAAAACTCATTTGCTGCTTCTATCTACATCAAGTAGAATGTCAGAACCTGTAGTTGGTTCCCAGCCAGCTCCTGTTCCCTTGGCTCTTTGTTATGCAAGGCTATTGGGAGGCCAGCTAATTTGCCTGAAATGGGGTCCTTCTTTAATATCTCACTCCTCAGGGGCCACAGTAGTCATTAGGCATGTGTCTGCAAGGTAAGCATGGCTCTCTCATATTAAATAGTTTCCTAGTGGGTGCCCAAAAGAGCAAATGCAGATTGCAAAATAGCCTCATTTATTCCAAGATTGTAACTTACCCCTTGGGAAGCCTGGTTCTTCTTGGGCTACTTTCCTGTCTTGCTTTTccctttaaatccacatgtacaaGAGACCTTGTCAACAGGATAGAGGTACTTACAGATGGATTTGAATGAAGTCCAGATGATAAATATTAAATCCATAGTTATAAATATTCTACCCCAGAGTGTTCTACCAATGTACTGCATGTAGAGACATAGAAGGCAACGGTTCTGTTTTGCAGCAAAGGCTGTGGAATGAAAATGTTGGGAGTCTTTTTGGATGGGAGAAAAAAGTCACACATGCCTCACCAAAGGGAAAATTTACAGCAATATTAAGTGACTgtatctttctctccctttccaaaGGGCAAATTCATAACAATGTTAAATGATTGTATCTTTCTCAAACCTTAACATTAACTCAGATGTTAGTGTGGAGGTAAGTATCAAGccttttagtaaagcatcacaagaatggagaagcatgaatcctatgtactcaatcttgatatgaggacaattaatgacaattaaggttatggggggggaagcagaaagagggatggagggagggggtggggccttagtgtgtgtcacactttatgggggcaagacatgattgcaagagggactttacctaacaattgcaatcagtgtaactggcttattgtaccctcaatgaacccccaacaataaaaaaaaaaaaaaaaagagaaaaaaaaattgtgcatacgcctgagcgacagtgagaccccgagattcgtgaaaaaaatggaaaaacccagccgggcgccgtggcgagcgcctgtaatcccagcggcttccggaggctgagcagcggggtgcccgcagcccgagtctgaggttgtggtgagctaccacgcccactgcactctgctcaggggcatagggtgggaccctgtctcaacaaaaaaaaaaaaaaaaaaaaaaaaatgttcatacaaAGACTGTTGGCTGGAGAGTGAAGGAAGTGGAGGAGGTAAAGACTTTGATGTTAAAAGATGAGTTTTGCCAAATGTTCCCACATACACAGGCTGAACCTTTCCCGATCAACCTCAGGGAGAGGGGGctgctgccctctcctcccttctctcagtTTTGGTAGACAAATTGTATTGCCAGGAACTCATTTTCTCTTGGCTGGAGAGATTCCTTTGTTGTTGGAGAGtacataatttttttgtattagagACTAGTATGGCTTTTCAAATTAGTGACAGGTTGTACCAAGGAGGAAGAGAACgtatatgtaattaaaaatgaatggaaCCAGAGCCCAGAAAATCTCTTGGTTTAGTCAGAAATCTTCTAAGGAAGGTAAGGTAAGATCTTTAACGGGCATAGAGGGGACAAGATGGTCATTCTGTGGTCCAGAGTCTAACTCCTGACTCCTAAATCTATTGGATTAGCTGCAGCCCAATTCTAGGAACAGAAAGGAGCCTGGTACTTGTT
The sequence above is a segment of the Nycticebus coucang isolate mNycCou1 chromosome 4, mNycCou1.pri, whole genome shotgun sequence genome. Coding sequences within it:
- the FSHR gene encoding LOW QUALITY PROTEIN: follicle-stimulating hormone receptor (The sequence of the model RefSeq protein was modified relative to this genomic sequence to represent the inferred CDS: deleted 1 base in 1 codon), whose protein sequence is METEDSSGVDRLISNTGINHLPDVHKIHSLQKVLLDIQDNINIHAVERNSFMGLSFESVILRLNKNGIQEIHNCAFNGTQLDELNLSDNNNLEEMPNDVFQGASGPVVLDISRTRIHSLPSYGLENLKKLRARSTYNLKKLPSLEKLAALMEASLTYPSHCCAFANWRRQISELHPICNKSILRQEFDDMTQARGQRVSLAEDHESSYGKGFDMLYNEFDYDLCNEAVGVTCSPKPDAFNPCEDIMGYNILRVLIWFISILAITGNIIVLVILITSQYKLTVPRFLMCNLAFADLCIGIYLLLIASVDIHTKSQYHNYAIDWQTGAGCDAAGFFTVFASELSVYTLTAITLERWHTITHAMQLDCKVQLRHAASVMVMGWVFAFAAALLPIFGISSYMKVSICLPMDIDSSLSQLYVMSLLVLNVLAFVVICGCYSHIYLTVRNPNIVSSSSDTKIAKRMAMLIFTDFLCMAPISFFAISASLKVPLITVSKAKILLVLFYPINSCANPFLYAIFTKNFRRDFFILLSKFGCYEMQAQIYKTETSSAAHSSHPRNGHCASSPRITSGSRYILIPLRHLAQN